The following are from one region of the Sciurus carolinensis chromosome 5, mSciCar1.2, whole genome shotgun sequence genome:
- the LOC124985209 gene encoding ankyrin repeat domain-containing protein 26-like isoform X1 — MLPALWNCEDENNLNPCGVLREKTSNEEKVKKQAHAMEDLNNLSQSSETASKDFELADPNYEKILLLIEQHKTSCKDSVSLSEIKDAIISSQRTIEHKKCHCLHSVPLIEKLAKMENEVYELKMELLEAKKVKPKLQHEKAEWRHKLSNLICYVQEAITKTRDSDYVFKKINLLREGEGDHNTERELKGELEVLHTIRDRNLNTSRNKLFQVKFQISYFILTLIMIFV, encoded by the exons ATGCTACCTGCCTTATGGAATTGTGAAGATGAAAATAATCTGAACCCATGTGGAGT GCTCAGAGAAAAAACATCTAATGAAGAAAAG GTCAAAAAACAAGCCCATGCCATGGAAGACCTTAATAACTTAAGTCAGTCATCTGAAACAGCCTCAAAGGATTTTGAGTTGGCTGACCCTAACTATGAGAAAATTTTGCTGTTGATTGAACAACACAAAACATCATGTAAAG ATTCTGTTAGCCTATCTGAAATCAAGGATGCAATTATTTCATCTCAAAGAACAATAGAACATAAAAAATGTCACTGCTTGCACAGTGTCCCGCTTATAGAAAAACttgcaaaaatggaaaatgaagtttaTGAACTAAAAATGGAGCTGTTGGAAGCCAAAAAAGTAAAACCCAAGCtacaacatgaaaaagcagagTGGAGACATAAACTCTCAAATTTGAT ATGTTACGTGCAAGAAGCAATTACAAAGACAAGAGATTctgattatgtttttaaaaaaattaacctgttaagagaaggagaaggggatcATAATACTGAAAGGGAACTAAAAGGAGAACTTGAAGTCCTTCATACAATAAGAGATAGGAACCTGAATACTTCAAGAAATAAGTTATTTCAGGTAAAGTTTCaaatttcttactttattttaacattaattaTGATATTTGTATAA
- the LOC124985209 gene encoding ankyrin repeat domain-containing protein 26-like isoform X2 yields MEDLNNLSQSSETASKDFELADPNYEKILLLIEQHKTSCKDSVSLSEIKDAIISSQRTIEHKKCHCLHSVPLIEKLAKMENEVYELKMELLEAKKVKPKLQHEKAEWRHKLSNLICYVQEAITKTRDSDYVFKKINLLREGEGDHNTERELKGELEVLHTIRDRNLNTSRNKLFQVKFQISYFILTLIMIFV; encoded by the exons ATGGAAGACCTTAATAACTTAAGTCAGTCATCTGAAACAGCCTCAAAGGATTTTGAGTTGGCTGACCCTAACTATGAGAAAATTTTGCTGTTGATTGAACAACACAAAACATCATGTAAAG ATTCTGTTAGCCTATCTGAAATCAAGGATGCAATTATTTCATCTCAAAGAACAATAGAACATAAAAAATGTCACTGCTTGCACAGTGTCCCGCTTATAGAAAAACttgcaaaaatggaaaatgaagtttaTGAACTAAAAATGGAGCTGTTGGAAGCCAAAAAAGTAAAACCCAAGCtacaacatgaaaaagcagagTGGAGACATAAACTCTCAAATTTGAT ATGTTACGTGCAAGAAGCAATTACAAAGACAAGAGATTctgattatgtttttaaaaaaattaacctgttaagagaaggagaaggggatcATAATACTGAAAGGGAACTAAAAGGAGAACTTGAAGTCCTTCATACAATAAGAGATAGGAACCTGAATACTTCAAGAAATAAGTTATTTCAGGTAAAGTTTCaaatttcttactttattttaacattaattaTGATATTTGTATAA